One window of Halichondria panicea chromosome 7, odHalPani1.1, whole genome shotgun sequence genomic DNA carries:
- the LOC135339170 gene encoding uncharacterized protein LOC135339170: protein MWLTGEVCTDTNCNQHGHAQGTRGQAVGERTRKQLLFWVYPIILKISLADLSCNSLYEDDHYLLEHILNWNTADQFHQPYNNSDNSQHHDCQFCPGSPRCGVTNDHHRNGPADSGSSPTTPLHSRNGRHVSVALQVTEKLLSACDSRKLQLIVDSYLDILHNMLETSNTKLATNSFVKFAEREEGNTPYHRQYNFLIHRFASLSLTKNVDDADKYHEYVYMK, encoded by the exons ATGTGGTTAACAGGTGAAGTATGTACAGATACCAATTGCAACCAACACGGGCATGCGCAAGGAACACGTGGTCAGGCAGTCGGTGAAAGAACAAGAAAACAACTTCTCTTCTGGGTCTATCCTATAATTCTCAAGATTTCCCTTGCTGATCTATCCTGTAATTCTCTATACGAAGATGACCACTACCTCCTCGAGCACATCCTCAACTGGAACACCGCCGATCAGTTCCACCAACCCTACAACAACTccgacaactctcaacaccatGATTGCCAATTCTGTCCAGGCAGCCCTCGGTGCGGTGTTACCAACGATCATCACCGCAATGGACCAGCGGATTCTGGCAGCAGTCCAACAACACCGCTACACAGCCGGAACGGCAG gCATGTGAGTGTGGCTCTGCAAGTGACGGAGAAGCTGCTGTCAGCCTGTGATTCACGAAAGCTCCAGTTGATTGTGGATAGCTACCTGGATATACTGCATAATATGCTGGAAACTAGCAACACAAAACTGGCCACCAATTCG tttgtgaAGTTTGCCGAGCGAGAGGAAGGGAACACCCCCTACCACAGACAGTACAACTTCCTCATCCACCGCTTTGCCTCTCTTAGCCTCACCAAGAATGTGGACGACGCCGATAAATATCACGAGTATGTGTACATGAAATGA
- the LOC135338953 gene encoding NACHT, LRR and PYD domains-containing protein 12-like — protein sequence MKLTDEQLNTAIQEPDLPELAACFDNVHKGYLEKLELSPGEQTDVRTRAYVDGTLAGMLLALKFWILTNGQDATFQALLLIILSLLKEDVAVRVLLTYCFVSPDSTTSCPPSRERVLLNHKLSSYRDYLQSRYRARVSTSATQWPPVPTNKVFKLAMIQKEKIQRGRIDDEFVKLTITGKIDDILLQKTQIDLMNIFSEIGNRQNFVLIEGAPGSGKSTLALHICQEWAKGKLFQEFDISILVRLRDPLVKEAKTIEDLLPCRNSTLACQIGATISGTDGKGVLWVLDGWDELPSDLPRDSIINKLIRPDMSQKGALHESAVIVTSRPSSSAELHPLVSSRVEVLGFTPHQLEQYFTECLEGDSQAVQTLLERIRENPVVEGSCYLPLNASIVVNCFLSDNHSLPTSNHGIFTSVVQSSLKRYLQEKLGKTTPVGDITSPDSLPSEIRTQTVQMCQLAYHGIEANKATFTDGDLAALRITKDISNVGLLQTVPSIISDGDLVYYCFLHLSIQELLAAIHISLMSPKQQISVFQKLFGSPRFSAVFQFYAGITKLRTSRPILSLLPRFLCPVPATVFDLVQKVVKTEKEKYGEPKPLLLSLINCLYEAEDSRLCVFVANLLNHNLHLDYTTMNPIDCLSVGYFVSACSNTSNGFTLSLSICSIDDQGCKFLARGLSKCPNSNNDIPTAGIHIAEIIENTSSISELNLSFNAIGNSGLCTLCAALSTNTSLKSLNLTNCSLTISDDNGAALYQLLNTNNSLEYLSLYGNTVTSCRHIAAGLAVNKTLRTLYLDDCELTDQSIEELSTGLINKIETLYIYANASITEDGMKTLARHLTTHCSELTLLLIPDHLESCIETVFRDANKERKRNGLPEIGVHTL from the exons atgaaactgactgatgagcagctcaatacagcaatacaggaaccagatctacccgagttagcagcatgtttcgacaaTGTTCACAAAGGCTATCTTGAAAAACTGGAGCTCTCACCTGGAGAACAAACTGACGTGAGGACTAGAGCATATGTAGATGGCACTCTGGCGGGAATGTTGCTGGCTCTGAAATTCTGGATACTGACCAACGGACAAGACGCCACCTtccaagctctgctactcatcatactctccctgctcaaagaagacgttgctgttcgagtgt tactcacctattgttttgtttccccagactccaccacctcgtgtcccccctcccgagagagggtcctgctgaaccacaagctgtcctcgtacagggactacctacaaagtcgctacagagcacgagtatccacatcagccacacaatggcctcctgttccaacaaacaaagtcttcaaactggccatgattcagaaggagaaaatacagagaggaagaatcgacgatgaatttgttaAACTAACAATTACGGGGAAAATTGATGATATTTTGCTTCAAAAAACTCAAATTGACTTAATGAatattttctctgagattGGAAATAGACAgaactttgtgttgattgaaggagctcccggctctggcaagagcacccttgctctacacatctgtcaggagtgggcaaaggggaaactgttccaagagTTTGATATTTCAATCCTCgtgagactgagagatcccctTGTTAAAGAAGCAAAAACAATAGAAGATCTTCTCCCTTGTAGGAATTCAACACTGGCGTGCCAAATAGGGGCAACAATTTCAGGGACTGATggcaaaggtgtactgtgggtgctggACGGATGGGACGAACTTCCTTCTGACCTCCCTAGAGACTCAATCATTAACAAACTAATTCGACCAGACATGTCACAAAAAGGAGCCCTACACGAATCAGCTGTGATTGTAACATCTCGACCGTCATCTTCggctgagctccacccactagtctcgtccagggtggaggtgttggggttcactccacatcaactagaacagtattttACCGAGTGTCTGGAaggtgactcacaagctgtgcagactctactggagagaattcgagagaacccagtggtagaaggtagctgctacctccccctcaatgcttccattgtCGTTAATTGCTTCCTTTCTGACAACCACTCCCTCCCCACATCCAACCACGGGATATTCACATCGGTTGTCCAAAGCTctctcaagagatacctcCAGGAGAAGTTGGGGAAGACCACTCCAGTGGGAGACATCACATCCCCAGACTCACTGCCCTCGGAAATCAGAACACAGACCGtacaaatgtgtcaacttgcatatcaTGGGATTGAAGCCAACAAAGCAACATTTACTGACGGTGATTTGGCTGCTCTTCGCATTACGAAGGACATTTCAAACGTTGGATtattacaaactgttcccagCATCATTAGCGATGGTGATCTGGTTTACTACTGCTTTCTCCATCTgtctattcaagagctactagcagcaatccacatctctctcatgTCTCCCAAGCAACAAATTTCTGTATTCCAGAAGCTATTTGGTAGTCCTCGATTCAGTGCAGTCTTCCAATTTTATgctggtatcaccaaactgaGAACTAGTAGACCAATCCTCAGCTTGCTACCTCGATTCTTGTGTCCAGTTCCAGCCACTGTTTTTGATCTGGTCCAAAAGGTTGTCAAAACTGAGAAAGAGAAGTATGGTGAGCCAAAGCCCCTTTTGTTGTCcctcatcaattgtttgtacgaagctgaagactcgcgactgtgtgtgtttgtggctaatcTTCTTAATCACAATCTACATCTTGATTacactacaatgaatcctATTGACTGCCTCTCTGTTGGATATTTCGTATCAGCTTGTTCCAACACCAGTAATGGATTCACACTTAGCCTCAGCATTTGCTCTATTGATGAccaaggctgcaaatttctggcccgaggactctccaagtgtcccaactctaataatgatattcctaCAGCAGGGATACACATTGCCGAGATTATCGAGAACACTAGTTCAATATCTGAATTGAATTTGTCTTTTAATGCCATTGGTAACAGTGGACTTTGCACACTCTGTGCGGCCTTGTCCACtaacacatcattaaagaGCCTGAACCTGACCAATTGCTCACTAACAATATCAGAcgacaatggagctgccctctatcaacttctgaatacaaacaattccctcgAATATCTTAGTTTGTATGgtaacacagtgactagctgtcgtcacattgctgctggacttgcagtTAATAAGACTCTGAGAACATTGTACTTGGATGACTGTgaactgactgatcagagtatcgaggagctatcaactggactgatcaacaAGATTGAAACACTGTACATTTATGCTAATGCctcaataacagaagatggaatgaagacacttgccagacatctaaccacccactgctctgaactgacacTATTGTTGATACCCGACCACCTAGAGTCCTGTATCGAGACAGTATTCAGGGAcgctaacaaagagaggaagagaaatggactacccGAGATTGGTGTGCATACATTATAA